The following proteins come from a genomic window of Salminus brasiliensis chromosome 15, fSalBra1.hap2, whole genome shotgun sequence:
- the LOC140535584 gene encoding polymeric immunoglobulin receptor-like, whose protein sequence is MKIFLLFTFFLISGLGVCFDVIGYKKGCVVIYCSIQQHKRHDEYFCKNSTNPCVYVKSDQNSWVHEGRVSLQYSPGVLRVFYRNLSLEDAGSYQCGETGGWSHTVNMTVKTDPCCSGSKTVTGYLSEMVSISFSYPEEFQTNDKYLFKAAGEGFFAVNTTDSPGVRFSMSDDRSSKVVSVRISDVREDDGGHYYCGLWIGGNPVSYYSMLSEVQLQVSVSVFKSL, encoded by the exons ATGAAGATCTTCCTCCTCTTCACCTTCTTCCTGATCTCAG GTCTGGGGGTCTGTTTTGATGTGATTGGCTACAAAAAAGGTTGCGTTGTAATTTACTGCAGTATCCAACAACATAAAAGGCATGATGAATATTTCTGCAAAAACTCAACAAAcccgtgtgtgtatgtgaaatcTGACCAGAACTCATGGGTTCATGAAGGCAGAGTTTCTCTACAATACTCTCCTGGAGTTCTAAGAGTGTTCTACAGAAACCTGAGTTTAGAGGATGCTGGATCATATCAGTGTGGAGAGACTGGAGGGTGGAGTCACACTGTGAACATGACAGTGAAAACAG ATCCATGCTGTTCGGGGTCAAAGACTGTGACTGGTTATCTGAGTGAGATGGTCTCCATCAGCTTTTCCTATCCAGAGGAGTTTCAGACAAATGACAAGTACCTCTTCAAAGCAGCTGGTGAAGGTTTTTTTGCAGTAAACACCACAGATTCTCCGGGAGTCAGATTCTCCATGTCTGATGACAGAAGCTCTAAAGTTGTCAGTGTGAGAATCAGTGATGTGAGAGAAGATGATGGAGGACATTATTACTGTGGATTGTGGATCGGAGGGAATCCAGTCAGTTATTATTCCATGTTATCAGAGGTTCAACTGCAGGTTTCTG
- the LOC140535585 gene encoding polymeric immunoglobulin receptor-like, which translates to MKIFLIFTFFLISGLGVCFDVIGYERGSVVIYCSFQQHKGHDEYFCKDSTNQCVYVKSDQWVNEGRVSLQHSPGVLKVFYRNLSLEDSGLYQCGETGGWNHTVNLTVKTDPCCSGSKTVTGYLSEMVSISFSYPEEFQTNDKYLFKASGEAFFAVNTTDSPGVRFSMSDDRSPKVVSVRISNVSEDDGGHYYCGLWIGGNPVSYFSMLSEVQLQVSGENL; encoded by the exons ATGAAGATCTTCCTCATCTTCACCTTCTTCCTGATCTCAG GTCTGGGGGTCTGTTTTGATGTGATTGGCTACGAAAGAGGTAGCGTTGTAATTTACTGCAGTTTCCAACAACATAAAGGGCATGATGAATATTTCTGCAAAGACTCAACAaaccagtgtgtgtatgtgaaatcTGACCAATGGGTTAATGAAGGCAGAGTTTCTCTACAACACTCTCCTGGAGTTCTAAAAGTGTTCTACAGAAACCTGAGTTTAGAGGATTCTGGATTATATCAGTGTGGAGAGACTGGAGGGTGGAATCACACTGTGAACCTGACAGTGAAAACAG ATCCATGCTGTTCGGGGTCAAAGACTGTGACTGGTTATCTGAGTGAGATGGTCTCCATCAGCTTTTCCTATCCAGAGGAGTTTCAGACAAATGACAAGTACCTCTTCAAAGCATCTGGTGAAGCTTTTTTTGCAGTAAACACCACAGATTCTCCGGGAGTCAGATTCTCCATGTCTGATGACAGAAGCCCTAAAGTTGTCAGTGTGAGAATCAGTAATGTGAGTGAAGATGATGGAGGACATTATTACTGTGGATTGTGGATCGGAGGGAATCCAGTCAGTTATTTCTCCATGTTATCAGAGgttcagctgcaggtttctggTGAGAATCTTTAA